The following are from one region of the Theropithecus gelada isolate Dixy chromosome 6, Tgel_1.0, whole genome shotgun sequence genome:
- the FGFR4 gene encoding fibroblast growth factor receptor 4, whose product MRLLSALLGVLLSVPGPPVLSLEASEEVELEPCLAPSMEQQEQELTVALGQPVRLCCGRAERGGHWYKEGSRLAPAGRVRGWRGRLEIASFLPEDAGHYLCLARASMIVLQNLTLTIDDSLTSSNDDEDPQSHRDSSNGHIYPQQAPYWTHPQRMEKKLHAVPAGNTVKFRCPAAGNPTPTIRWLKDGQAFHGENRIGGIRLRHQHWSLVMESVVPSDRGTYTCLVENAVGSIRYNYLLDVLERSPHRPILQAGLPANTTAVVGSDVELLCKVYSDAQPHIQWLKHIVINGSSFGADGFPYVQVLKTADINSSEVEVLYLRNVSAEDAGEYTCLAGNSIGLSYQSAWLTVLPEEDLTWTAATPEARYTDVILYASGSLALAVLLLLAGLYRGQALHGRHPRPPATVQKLSRFPLARQFSLESGSSGKSSSSLVRGVRLSSSGPALLAGLLSLDLPLDPLWEFPRDRLVLGKPLGEGCFGQVVRAEAFGMDPARPDQASTVAVKMLKDNASDKDLADLVSEMEVMKLIGRHKNIINLLGVCTQEGPLYVIVECAAKGNLREFLRARRPPGPDLSPDGPQSSEGPLSFPVLVSCAYQVARGMQYLESRKCIHRDLAARNVLVTEDNVMKIADFGLARGVHHIDYYKKTSNGRLPVKWMAPEALFDRVYTHQSDVWSFGVLLWEIFTLGGSPYPGIPVEELFSLLREGHRMDRPPHCPPELYGLMRECWHAAPSQRPTFKQLVEALDKVLLAVSEEYLDLRLTFGPYSPAGGDASSTCSSSDSVFSHDPLPLGSSSFPFGSGVQT is encoded by the exons ATGCGGCTGCTGTCGGCCCTCTTGGGGGTCCTGCTGAGTGTGCCTGGGCCTCCAGTCTTGTCCCTGGAGGCCTCGGAGGAAGTGGAGCTGG AGCCCTGCCTGGCTCCCAGCATGGAGCAGCAAGAGCAGGAGCTGACAGTAGCCCTTGGGCAGCCTGTGCGGCTGTGCTGTGGGcgggctgagcgtggtggccaCTGGTACAAGGAGGGCAGTCGCCTGGCACCTGCTGGCCGTGTACGGGGCTGGAGGGGCCGCCTAGAGATTGCCAGCTTCCTACCTGAGGATGCTGGCCACTACCTCTGCCTGGCCCGAGCCTCCATGATCGTCCTGCAAAATCTCACCTTGACTATAGATG ACTCCTTGACCTCCAGCAACGATGATGAGGACCCCCAGTCCCATAGGGACTCCTCGAATGGGCACATTTACCCCCAGCAAG cACCCTACTGGACACACCCCCAGCGCATGGAGAAGAAACTGCATGCAGTACCGGCTGGGAACACCGTCAAGTTCCGCTGTCCGGCTGCAGGCAACCCCACGCCCACCATCCGCTGGCTTAAGGATGGACAGGCCTTTCATGGGGAGAACCGCATTGGAGGCATTCGG CTGCGCCACCAGCACTGGAGTCTCGTGATGGAGAGCGTGGTGCCCTCGGACCGCGGCACATACACCTGCCTGGTGGAGAACGCTGTGGGCAGCATCCGCTATAACTACCTGCTGGATGTGCTGG AGCGGTCCCCGCACCGGCCCATCCTGCAGGCTGGGCTCCCGGCCAACACCACAGCCGTGGTGGGCAGTGACGTGGAGCTGCTGTGCAAGGTGTACAGCGATGCCCAGCCCCACATCCAGTGGCTGAAGCACATCGTCATCAACGGCAGCAGCTTCGGGGCCGACGGCTTCCCCTATGTGCAAGTCCTAAAG ACTGCAGACATCAATAGCTCAGAGGTGGAGGTCCTGTACCTGCGGAACGTGTCAGCCGAGGACGCAGGCGAGTACACCTGCCTTGCAGGCAATTCCATCGGCCTCTCCTACCAGTCTGCCTGGCTCACGGTGCTACCAG AGGAGGACCTCACATGGACCGCAGCAACGCCCGAGGCCAGGTATACGGACGTCATCCTGTACGCGTCGGGCTCCCTGGCCTTGGCTGTGCTCCTGCTGCTGGCCGGGCTGTATCGAGGGCAGGCGCTCCACGGCCGGCACCCCCGCCCACCCgccactgtgcagaagctctcccGCTTCCCTCTGGCCCGACAG TTCTCCCTGGAGTCAGGCTCTTCCGGCAAGTCAAGCTCATCCCTGGTGCGAGGCGTGCGTCTCTCCTCCAGCGGCCCCGCCTTGCTCGCCGGCCTCCTGAGTCTAGACCTACCTCTCGACCCACTGTGGGAGTTTCCCCGGGACAG GCTGGTGCTTGGGAAGCCCCTGGGCGAGGGCTGCTTTGGACAGGTAGTACGTGCAGAGGCCTTTGGCATGGACCCTGCCCGGCCTGACCAAGCCAGTACTGTGGCTGTCAAGATGCTCAAAG ACAACGCCTCTGACAAGGACCTGGCTGACCTGGTCTCGGAGATGGAGGTGATGAAGCTGATTGGCCGACACAAGAACATCATCAACCTGCTGGGTGTCTGCACCCAGGAAG GGCCCCTGTATGTAATTGTGGAGTGCGCTGCCAAGGGAAACCTGCGGGAGTTCCTGCGGGCCCGGCGCCCCCCGGGCCCTGACCTCAGCCCGGACGGTCCTCAGAGCAGTGAGGGGCCACTCTCCTTCCCAGTCCTGGTCTCCTGCGCCTACCAGGTGGCCCGAGGCATGCAGTATCTGGAGTCCCGGAAG TGTATCCACCGGGACCTGGCTGCCCGCAATGTGCTGGTGACGGAGGACAATGTGATGAAGATAGCTGACTTTGGGCTGGCCCGTGGCGTCCACCACATTGACTACTATAAGAAAACCAGCAAT ggCCGCCTGCCTGTCAAGTGGATGGCGCCCGAGGCCTTGTTTGACCGAGTGTACACACACCAGAGTGACGT GTGGTCTTTTGGGGTCCTGCTGTGGGAGATCTTCACCCTCGGGGGCTCCCCGTATCCTGGCATCCCGGTGGAGGAGCTGTTCTCACTGCTGCGGGAGGGACATCGGATGGACCGACCCCCACACTGCCCCCCAGAGCT GTACGGGCTGATGCGTGAGTGCTGGCATGCGGCACCCTCCCAGAGGCCCACCTTCAAGCAGCTGGTGGAGGCGCTGGACAAGGTCTTACTGGCCGTCTCTGAGGAG TACCTCGACCTCCGCCTGACCTTCGGACCCTATTCCCCTGCTGGTGGGGACGCCAGCAGCACCTGCTCCTCCAGCGACTCTGTCTTCAGCCACGACCCCCTGCCACTGGGATCCAGCTCCTTCCCCTTTGGGTCTGGGGTGCAGACATGA